Sequence from the Nilaparvata lugens isolate BPH chromosome 10, ASM1435652v1, whole genome shotgun sequence genome:
ccgattggaaacatattatgaacttaagatgagtttgatatatcattttcgaagagaaattgattatactttaGTGTAGACAAAAAAGATAACTttaaaaaacactaataaagcttaaaacatcaattttccttccCTCGGACTCCTCGCGGACCACTTCTAGAGCTTTCGCGGACAACTTATTGCGAACCAATGATCTATATGAATatgtagaaagataaatttcaatttttttgtatttccCCATCCCATTTATTAGATCAAacttcaaataatccaatttcaaaatattttttgtggctcaattgaatataacattttatcaaatatttaaccatgattaagtgCTGATTAAAGACCACACTATAGAATAATTGGCTCTTCCAGAGTTTATATTCAATGTTgtgctttacaatattttcgtcagacttattggctgaataaaacaaactattCAAATGTTATGGAATCTATTGTGATGAGAATTCCATCATGCTTCTGgaaatagatatgagaactctattatttttcaatggaacaaaatttattacaatatcatgacacatttcaaaagttttatggttttttttggaaattcagcttttaggTTACGTTACCTACCTTCCATTTTTATTCGATATAATCTACGATTTACTAAttcaagttccaaaactatattggggatatagaaaaaacatgaaaaaaattatatcaaagttaataattacaaaaatatactttaataagtatattgggtaatatagttactgtagctTGTACTAATAAAACAGCTTAATTCTCTTCAAAAATGTTAACGGTAGTCTATATTTTATCTTGAAAACAACAGTACTCTGTTTTACCAGTAtaatgattttgtttttatagaaGCCAGTCATTCTTGTTTCTcagttttatatatattaagtAATCCAATTTAGTAAATTTGAATGGAACGGTATCCATTAACccttattcaattcataagtgGCTATAGAAAACCATATAATCCTAAATTAAGtgatatattataaattcaaaGAGGCGATAAAGAACTCCACAACTGTATACTAAGAACCTTTCTTCTATCTCTTATCAaacaatagttataataataggGTCTAGAACGGgtgttaaaaaatgtattatattggGATATTTATTGTAAACCTGTCAGTGAGGACATTTTTCTCATGTGTTCATCAAAAGAACAATATTATAAGGAAAAAAGTGTAGTGTTGAACATAATACagacagaaaaaaatgaatcataGCGAAATTTACTATAGAAAAAACTATTGGAActtattcaactattttttagCTATTTCATTCCCCATTATTTTAGTAGATACAATTTTTCATGGTTCAACGCTATACCTTGttgattttgaaatgttttttcagAGCAATTTGCAGAACAGAGTGCACTTCAGAGTCGATTCTGATAAAAGCGGTTTGAAAAGATCGAAGAGTCTGAGCGCAAGTGACACGAAACAAGCAATTGAATCTACAAAAACGTTTAATGCTCCGGTGCTCCCAGTCGGAGATTTGGGATCTTTCCCAAAGGAGATGCAAGATACCATTCAAAAGGCACTTACTGGTAAGTTCACTGAAATCTATCTATTATGGTAATGCTTGgtctatcaatattattcatgattggtttacattttttcttaatttttcaaaatagcctaatatacaaaataataactcaaaaagtattttattaacTTGGTTCAGCCTGAAGTATGAAAAATTTATGATTTGACTACTACAACTTGCATTATTATCTATCATGAGAAGAGGTTTACCTGGCAGGCAGAAACGTCCTATTACACAGACTATGGGCCATATGTACCATCTACGCTAAACGCTTAACCacgatttttttccaatttattttatttaaatcaacacattacaatatacataaaagaagtcataacacaaaaaaatcacaatcaaaaataaatttctaataaaatacaaaaacaggcttcatggtggggtgtgctgaaaagaaagaaaggaggaaaaatacctagccaacaaTGGTTTGCCTagcccatgtaataggcaggtagatgCTTACTTGTTGATATGGTCGCATTCATTCTTATGTGTTTCATTCTGGGTTCAAACGAACAACTGATCTTTTTCCGTTTAAACTGATCTGGTGCAGATGAATAGCACCGTACCCGATGGGGGTTCCGTTGAATCACCTTCCATTTTAAAAGAAAACTGatcatgaaaattaattgatcaatggaaattcattctcttatagaaaaaaattgttttctttaacatttattattaagaaaaatattgaaatactaGATTAATCTATTGTCATTGAAGagtttgattttttgaataaaatgccAGGAAAATATAAGATGTTGCATAACAATAGAATAGTACACCAAAAGTGTTTCAGGAATTTTGtatgctatttttattttataaatgagaATAGAAAATGCTTCACTATTTAGCCAATAtggtaattgaaaatttatccaTTTGAAATCCAATAGGCAAGAATTATTAGTTAATTATTGCAATTTAATTACGATTTTTACAGATCCGAATGACTTGTCAGCAAGAACTATCATGCAACTTGTGAAAGTGATCGTTGAGAAAGCCGTCGAAAATCTAAGATATGCCGATTCAGCAGCTAAATTGtgcatcaatattattgaggtaAGCAATATAGCGAATAGATAACCTTGAACTATTTTAATTTAGGTGAATGAGACTTGAAAACAGCACCTCAAGGACGTTGGTTGGGGAATTGggttacaaataattatcaagtaatgctaaaattattcaaatcagtaaatataatatttttcatcagaCTTATTTAGACTGAATGTATTTCGTCTAAAATGTTCAATTTGAGTCAATGGGACTTGAAAAAGAGCACCTCAAGGATGCTCGTTAAATAATAAGGATGGAAACCATTTTTCAATGAACATTATTTTCTGTTGGTATAAAGTTGGACGAAATAGTCTGGTCTTAtttctcaaccttcaaaatgCATTTTATTTAAACAAACCAAAGATTTATAAGATTCCAATTAcaacattgaattcattttgGTACGATAGTCTCTGCTATACTTataatcaatcaaattcaatcaatcaaattttatttcaccacaacaaaaataatacaacaaaaaatataattataaataaataattataatacaacaaTTATAAATGTTAATACTCTGATTATTatagacaaaaaaaaaatttgtatAATGTTGTTACATGGCCATGTcgttgatgaaataaatttcatgaatcattcattcatttcgaAGCCATTCATATATCACTTCTGTATTTTGCAACGCACATTTATAATTCTCACAATGCAGAATATCTAATGAAAGATGTGAAAAATAGAGACTGTAAAATGGATGAGCGCTTTTATGAGAGGCCATGGTCATGATCAGATTTTTGAAGTATTTTTCATgaacatatttatattttgcaAAATAACTGTGAATAGTGTTCGAGAAGTATATGAATTCATCATAATAATACTTGTTGAAATTATAAGAGTTGAATTggattcacaatttcaaatgtaattatttggcaaaaaataaacatttctctgaacatttttcaaaatttaaagattttgataaataaattgttgatcataaatgaattgatatttgaatgaatatttgatTGTTGATGATTTTAGATATTATTCTAGTAAAATatgtaattgattttattgaacaattcaaaTCGTTATTATTGcagaaggaaaagaaagaaaCGTTCCTGGAATCGTTGCTGAATATGTGCCAGCTCTGGTatcaggaaagagataaatttcTCATTTCACGTTACCCCACATTCATGGCCTTTCTGAACGAGATGTACTGCCAGGTGAGTGAATAGATCTTTATAAATTACAGATCCTTCGTCAACTTTGACATTCATAAAAtcttacaatgtttttcaaaattgaaaaaaacagaaatttcaactTCATGgttttgaataatcaaaaaaATTAACTGATATATCATTGGTTTATCTTTATAGTCCTGGTAATGCTAAAAAACGTGATAGAGGCTAATCTTTGAAACAAAAAGTTTGACTTAGCAGTTATGTTTGGACTATTTAGGAGGTAGTCATAATATCATAGTCTTTAAAAATTTCCATTACCGCTACTTCTGTTTCTAAGAGGTTTGAAGGTCACATCTGTTTCAGTTTATGAAACTTTGCGTGTTATTGACATTCAATATCCCCTCggtcaaaattttgaatatcttGAATACGATACATAATACGATACTGTCAAAAAATTCACACGCTCTTGATAGTTTGCAAATAGGGTACAAACACACTGAAAACggagcggagcggagcgtggcgtggcgttgaggagcgtcgtgaacaatatcatgttaagtaatgagctaaaacactggaagcgtctactcGCAGAGCGGAGCGTGGTgtcaaactttggaacaagctggtttgttttttggagcgtCTACGAGCAGAGCGTCAAAGTGCGAGTGCCCTACTAATGTAAATACTAGTGGTCTACTCTTGTACATAATAATGCACTTATTCtactacattttcccaccatctATAGTACACTAGTAGTATATTTAATGTTTGCCCAAATTCAAAAGAGAAAATTCATCTATTGCACTttaaaatcaaaagtaaagctattctaatccatttcattcatatttctatgaaATATGAATACCTTAGTGTTCTTACAGTCATGTCTTCCTCCAGCAGATATTGGATTCCTCCAATAAGTGACTTGTTTTTTTTCCAAATCAGGCTTCACTCTCGTCAAAATATAATCAAAGGTTGAAGTTGACATTCGCATGTAGGCCTACTCAAAAAATCGGGACTCATGCTTTCTTAACACATTAAACAGATGGTGGTATTCACCCTAATAGTCGACGACGATCTAAGAATTTATGCATATGCACTCATAGAccaatacaaaaattaaaaacattcaaaGAGTCAATAACTTGTTTGGCCTATGTAGCCGGGAGACATTGCTGTGTCCGGCCTGCAAAAACGATCTAAGTTAATTTCATTGACCCACTCTGTCCCAGCAGGATTAGCTAATATCCAATACTTCAAGTAATTATTCTTACAAAGACAACGCTATTTTGTAGGCGCTTGACGCTCAGGTGCTGTGTGTATCATGAGCGCTCTTACACTCCACGCTCCGCTCCAATTTCAGTGTGTTTGTACCCttatgaaagaataattctcTCAATTATCTGCGAGTCATTCATATATGAGATATCTGAGAAGTGCGAGcattatttcaacttttcaaagCATCAAGTTTTTGACTGTGTATTATAAGTGTTATTTTTGACTGTGTTACCTTTTGAAGTTCGCACTAATCCTACAAAAAATTAGGGTTCATTCCATACTCCATGGTttgtaaaattatacaaaaaaacGTTCACAAAAACGTGATATGATGTAAAAAAAGATTTTGTGTATcgttttaaaatacaaatagccTATTATTGTATGAAATTAGGACAGTAATATTTCGAACCACTCTTATCATCAAAGTTGAACTCGAGGTTGAGGAATGAGTTGAACAATTACTATGGTCAATCATCAATGTTTTAACATGATTTTGCAGCTGAAGAGAAGCCAGTTGCAGCTGAAAACTCACTACGATGGTGTTCCACCACCTTTGCTGCTTTTGATGCTGTTGTCCAAGTGCTGTCAGGACTGCCTCAAGCCTCCTGCCATTCAGTCTCCTTCTGATGTAAGTCAACATGCCTCTATTAGCTCAAACCTTAATAGTAATCTCCAAGACTTGAATGAATCTAGAATAAAATTCGTTCGATACGTAAATAGAACTaacatgaaaattttattttaataaatcacATAATACCAAGACTAGGAAAATATCAAGGTAATTCCAGATTGAAAATAGCTATTGCGCTAAGGAAACATATAGCTTGTACTTTGTGTTGTTGTGAAGGTGTGATAATGTGGTAGATATCCATAAATTCCATATAaaatgaaaacgacttgatattgtcataaccactgatttattaaaacaaattgagatactagtttctgtagtttattgtttttgaagggacggattcaaggatccaaaggtttaAAGAaacccacacgtcaaccgaagcttattgtgttcccaagtagtatgttagttaggcaaaccaatacctatgtcaTTTACAAGAAACatgagtttttccctatactaacattccattcatcacctggttgcaatccttgtcgcaatccagtgtgatatgcttggcagtctcttcgactgattagtcctcgtgacctacgtgagttccactcctggccttctttgtaggtccttccgctgaggaaggggcggccaagttgcctctagggtgcccggccacccttgactcagcctcttgacccacatttgtacctggtttttcacccatcaccggtctcttgggttttttctttatccgaaacttcgcagggtcaaaagcctcacctctcccaagaagttttgcctaaatggccgcccttctttgagcagtggtgagttttggcctctccacccacaaactcgtgacctacttgagttccactcctggcctttttgtaggtccttccgcttagagaggggacgccaaactgcctctagggcgcccggccaccctcgactcagcctcttgacccacatttgtgcctggagtttcgccCATccctggtctcttgggtttttctttttgcccctccgaaactgccctgatgggacagatcccgtgggtttgaaggcaaggcaacttctggagttgccttgaggtccattttagtcgcctcctacgacaagcatggatactgtgggtgagttctggttttcaacacattcttgagtacgatgatcgactaaaagctcccccaacccacaggggtcAGTTTCTGTAGTTACACCATTATTCATCCCtagtttactatagtgaggtccacgttataatggcagtggagaaagataggagaacaacgttgccgatcttctgtcttgtcaatgccttctatagacggtagctgatacaggtttagtgatgtaatattaactgctcattctcgtttaaaataatcaatgatattttattaagcaagaaatcatatttttcaataatttcattaagaTGAAATtcgttaatcaattattaattttacattgttaaaagacgatctggcaacagagcaaagcgagtaagagatagcgctatccgctttgttgaatgatagacaaggatagcaataccatacccattgccattttaacgtggacctcactaggcTATATACCACAGTAAACTAAGTTTAGTTTACTTAACCAACTTCAGTAAGTTCAGTATATTTTACTTACTAAACTCAGTTTATTCTACTAAACTAACCTCAGTAAACTCAGTTTAGCTCACtagatattgataataatggtgtaacaaccgaaacaagaatctcaaattgttttgatAAATCAGTGATGATTTTGACAATGAAAtgtcgttttcattcaatataggTAGCTGATACgcaggaagaatttgaaaatatggaATTGTGCTTTGTAAGTTATCGTGTATCTGACGttattattagtaatttttTGCTGCGTATGCTACCCTATAacctattcatttttatttgtttatccTACCTATgctattttttatctctttgCGCAGACTGAATGCCTGTTCTTCGTTCTTTCGTCAATCGGCCGCGATTTGGAGACGGAACTGCCGAAAGAGCTCGAACAGGTATTGACGGGTGTGAGGGACGCATTTCTGACCGCGGTCACAACTCCAGCCATCAGAAAAACGCTACTGCAGCTAATCGAATTGTCATCAGCAAAATGGCAACTGCCTGCGTCTGCCGTAATGTACTACTATCCGGGCACTATGAGATAGATAGGTAACATTCTTTGTTGTTGTGAAAGTCATGTAGTGGTAAATATCCATATCAAATGAAAACAACttgacaatatcaagttttCATTTAAGATAGATTGCATATTTGGACTTTCGACAATTCCCAATTTTTGACTATAAATACACACAGAATCAACATAAATGTTTGTTTGTTGGCCTACATGAAgtttttcaaattatgaatagttgaagagataaattaaaaaaagaatataAAATGGAATCTTGACGGTAAAGTGATGTATTCTCGAAGAATCAAAAACTGACATGAATTTATACTTCAATtcaaactataataatttgcgACTATTCaaacttaataattatcaaaaactGTTATCTTTACAAACATTtaatgtttgaaattttcattgataataatgttatttcaattaatcGTAACCTGTGAAATATGATTGGTTACATTACATACATTACGGATATGACTTATGGGTTGggaaaaaatgtgaaaatatatattaactatattgtattgtgtatgCATAGATTGGCGACAGCAAGCAGctatttcaaagattttttcTGAAATCTATAGACATAAAAAACAGTTCAGTTAAAGGAACAAACGTCAATTATCTTCTATTCTTACacttttgtaaatttctataaattgattACCTACCTATACCGTACGTTTTTGTGAATAAAGTGCCTTTTAAAGAGTGCCTTGAGTAATGTTAGCATCATGTGCCATTGCTTTTGATGATTCAATTATAAATCCAACAGAATCGTAGTAACTAAGTTGCTCAATTAGAAATATGACAAGTTTATATTATAACAGTAACATGTGCCAAAAAAATCTACTGTGTTTTTCAATGTCTTCCTcgaattttaaaaatgtatttaatagCTACTGTTTGcatcaatatttttgtgaagCTATCAATTTAACACACTCGACTCTCTAGTGCTAAAAGCAATTTATTGAGTGTATCATGGGCTATGTGCAAAACTTATAATATAcgctattattataaaaaaatggcATTGTCAACCAAATATTTTGGTGATATCAAAAGTTTCAgagtaattttatttgtttataagATTTTACGTCAATCTTTGGAGCCATATTATGGAGTTATTGAAAATGTTACcctttattatatcaaataatatcttcatttatcaatatgtttttcttgaggatttattattttaaaagtacTTTTCTAACTTCATAcatacataatttttttcaaataatgaacAGCTAGGAAGAAGAATAGTACAAAAACTATCAACTTGAAATCTTTACCGTGAagtggaaaatatttcaaatattgttcatGCTTTTTGACAAAATCGTATGTTTCATGTTGTGATATAATGAAACTCTGACAATatattaattcatcaaaatgaGTGAGAAAATGATTGAGAACTTGTAAACAGTCTCTTATAGTGATTCTTTTGATTCACGGTATTGTTTTCACTATCGCTTTTAACTTTTATTACAGtaattatttcaactggaaAGAAACCATTGTGTAAATTCAATTTGTTtatgtttattcaatttgtcaGTGGAAATATTTCCAATTGTGAGAATTGGAGATATATAAATTCAGTAGCCTTTTTAGTGGTACACCATTGACTATTAACCAAAGTAGAGTTTTTTGTAGTCCTAATACCTAGTCACTACCAGAGTAATATTAATTCCTCCATTTTTCTCTAATctattgattaaattattatttcgttAGTAACATTCTCATctatttcaatttgtataaattTGTCCTTATTAGAATCAAAAGTTTGTGTAGTATtttgtattgaataatattgtatttctaAACCAAAAATATCACACAACTTAGAAGTAATTGGATGGATGTTGATGTTTTATTTcgtaatataatttgaatttaatgtgtAATTGTCTCATTGTGTTGTAATTGCTACTAGTCATTGTTTAGATGCATATTTCAGCGTTAAAACATGAATATTggtttgatttttttcgtttacTATGAAAGTATtgctatttttttatatttctataagCCTATAGGTTAATATAGATTTTGCTACTTTAATCtgtgaatttgaattatgacaAACATGTTCTCCTTTCAAGAAGTTTGTACATTTTCTTGTTGCTGCAAGAAACTGTATTTTAAGATTGCGTATTAATATgccaattatatattatttacaaaCAGATACCGCAACTCAcaaagtttttgagaaattgAAGCAAACTTTATTTATAGTGATTATAATATCCAGATTGATGAACTTCTCAATCAATCATAAGTgctattataaaaattgaaaaaaattgactcAAAACTCGACTATATGCGAGATTTGTAGTACAGTATGTTTTTCCAAAATctgaatataaaaaattgaaaatgtatctatGTACACGTATTATAATTCTAATACATAAATATGGACACTCCTAACAAGCATGTTagagatgaataattaataaaatattttatatcttGAAGATgttgatttttcataataaatattggaaaCTGATTCTATTTccattgattatgattatattcCTCCAATTCTTGCCATTTTATCTATTCAAAGTATTGAAgcgttattattttattcttcaactttaaatttataaaaaagatgTAAAACATTTCTAACAagaatcaataagaaaattATCCAGTCTAGtagaaccaataataattagaCAATTGAAAGCAAAAGCGGAAAAATCTATAAAACGCAAAGACAATATTGCAATGAAAGCATCTTTGTACAAAAAAAACATGAAAGGTAAGGTGCTTACATCAAGAATGAAAATCAGCTTTCATTGAGAATATGAGAGTAAAAGCCTACTCTCAGGCATCAGGACATCACTCAGAAGTAGAGATCTTAAATCGATATTAAAgcttttattaatatcaagtTGGCAAACTAAGATTGTTTGAGGTAGCTCGAATAAAGTTTAAATAACTTAAAATACAAATGATGTGCTGTTACATACATGCTCCCAATCACAGAACCAattctaaaaaataaataatacataaaaaataacaaTCATCTTAGACCGTGGAGAtgtcttaaaaatttcagttacAATAGTTGATAGGGAATATTCTCTGATTACAACTATACTAAATATTCTATGTTATACGGAATAGAactaaataattgttttcaagtttAGTGCCTGGATGGCATGGTCTATAGTCTCGATATATGATTGAATGGATTTTAGAGTTACTCACAAGAAATCGTGAAGACCATAACTTCCAAATACAAAACATACTCAAGTTGAAGGAAACTGTTGAACCAAGATATggaaaaattcatcacattaATAATTGACAATAAATATTGGAATTATGTAAATTTGAGAAGAAACTATTAATAATTTCAGTTACGCTCAAGGAGAATTTATCGgtgaaatcaataatatttttcattcattttactCAACAGTTAAGAAGATATTCTAATTTTACGAACATAGTGAAAGACTAGTATGATTTCAACCGTTTTTGtccttttataattattcagaaTAGGCTATGCtgaagagaaagaaattgaatggaaaaaggTCCATATATTTTTGTATGACATAGAAAACTATAatgcaaataatattattgattaataatccATCGTTCAACGAGGTATTATCACATAATTATGATGAATCAACTTTCATAAAACTTTGGTTTCACACCTCTCAAAAGCTTAACACTGAATCAAAAATCTCAGCATCAATGATATAAAATGTGATCATGCTTCGCTATGATCCAGCTAAATTATACTCCAGACTTGCCAAACATTAATACAGTACCGTACCaacttttttttctgaaaaattaGCAATAATAAAAAACCCCTTTGGCCttccaatattgatttttttgtaaGGTTTATGACTGAATAATCGGCTGGTGCGTTGGTGATATAGGATAATGACAAATTAAAATAGACCTAGATTACATGGTGGTTTACGAGTCTCTGGAAAGAGAATTTGTAGCCTGTTAATTGATGGAGCTCCACTGAAGCAGTTATCATTCGACTGAAAGTAACGAGTTAACGACACTTATCTAATCTGAGTGGTTAGATATGATGCTACATTATGTTTTCTTTAGTACCTATTCTTTCTAATAATGCTatggaataattaaaaattaactcagttttaaagaataattaatataaCTAATTAAAAGATATgaagttatattatattataggtcTACAAAtataactaatcactttaatagcttgtgataaaatatcaatttttcatacattaaaacattatattattacctCAGGTAGATGACTCCCCACATATAGGTTCTGAACCATGTGGTTGTTCCAGCATTGGCTTGGTATTTCCTAATCAGTATGGGATGGGGAACAGG
This genomic interval carries:
- the LOC111052933 gene encoding MIF4G domain-containing protein B isoform X11 — protein: MPRVRHATMEIYRPPSVAGVRMDGGSTSPPGRLNVHAKEFTMNRADLATSRSSGNLAVMNGYQAINGRGIQHSKSSGNVLHAINQSKSSANITQTAQTKSNLQNRVHFRVDSDKSGLKRSKSLSASDTKQAIESTKTFNAPVLPVGDLGSFPKEMQDTIQKALTDPNDLSARTIMQLVKVIVEKAVENLRYADSAAKLCINIIEKEKKETFLESLLNMCQLWYQERDKFLISRYPTFMAFLNEMYCQLKRSQLQLKTHYDGVPPPLLLLMLLSKCCQDCLKPPAIQSPSDTECLFFVLSSIGRDLETELPKELEQVLTGVRDAFLTAVTTPAIRKTLLQLIELSSAKWQLPASAVMYYYPGTMR
- the LOC111052933 gene encoding MIF4G domain-containing protein B isoform X13, whose product is MPRVRHATMEIYRPPSVRMDGGSTSPPGRLNVHAKEFTMNRADLATSRSSGNLAVMNGYQAINGRGIQHSKSSGNVLHAINQSKSSANITQTAQTKSNLQNRVHFRVDSDKSGLKRSKSLSASDTKQAIESTKTFNAPVLPVGDLGSFPKEMQDTIQKALTDPNDLSARTIMQLVKVIVEKAVENLRYADSAAKLCINIIEKEKKETFLESLLNMCQLWYQERDKFLISRYPTFMAFLNEMYCQLKRSQLQLKTHYDGVPPPLLLLMLLSKCCQDCLKPPAIQSPSDTECLFFVLSSIGRDLETELPKELEQVLTGVRDAFLTAVTTPAIRKTLLQLIELSSAKWQLPASAVMYYYPGTMR